A single Equus asinus isolate D_3611 breed Donkey chromosome 21, EquAss-T2T_v2, whole genome shotgun sequence DNA region contains:
- the LYZL4 gene encoding lysozyme-like protein 4: MKAFVVLSLIGYLVVPSGTAVLGRCVVAKKLHEGGLSNFEGYSLENWVCLAYFESKFNPMAVYENTRDGYTGFGLFQIRNNVWCDRGKNRCHVSCSALLNPNLQKTIECAKKIVKEKEGMRAWPSWSLNCQNSDTLARWLDGCKL; encoded by the exons ATGAAGGCTTTCGTGGTTCTGTCCCTCATTGGGTACCTGGTGGTTCCAAGTGGCACTGCTGTCTTGGGGCGCTGTGTGGTGGCTAAGAAGCTCCATGAAGGAGGCCTGAGTAATTTTGAGGGCTACAGCCTTGAAAACT GGGTGTGCCTGGCTTACTTTGAGAGCAAGTTCAACCCCATGGCTGTCTATGAGAACACGCGTGATGGCTACACCGGCTTCGGCCTCTTTCAGATCCGCAACAATGTCTGGTGCGACAGAGGCAAGAACCGCTGCCACGTGTCCTGCTCTG CTTTACTGAATCCGAATTTACAGAAGACAATTGAATGTGCCAAGAAAAttgtaaaggaaaaagaagggatgAGAGCATG GCCCTCCTGGTCCCTGAACTGTCAGAACTCGGACACTCTGGCACGGTGGTTGGACGGATGCAAGCTGTAG